From one Staphylococcus kloosii genomic stretch:
- a CDS encoding GNAT family N-acetyltransferase: MIRFATKEDLPAILEIYNDAILNTTAVYTYEAQTLENRVQWFDTKTANSEPIFVYELDNKAVGFATYGSFRDWPAYQYTIEHSIYVDKDYRGNGIAQKLLTELLTDVKAKGYKTIVAGIDATNDKSIHLHKKFNFSYSGTITNVGYKFNQWLDLAFYQLDLTE; encoded by the coding sequence ATGATACGTTTTGCTACTAAAGAAGATCTACCTGCCATATTAGAAATATATAACGATGCCATATTAAATACTACAGCAGTATATACTTACGAGGCACAAACACTTGAGAACAGAGTCCAATGGTTCGACACTAAAACAGCTAATAGTGAGCCTATTTTTGTCTATGAATTAGACAATAAGGCGGTCGGGTTTGCAACTTATGGTTCATTTAGAGATTGGCCAGCATATCAATATACAATTGAACATTCAATTTATGTTGATAAAGACTATCGTGGAAATGGCATTGCACAAAAATTATTAACTGAATTGTTAACTGATGTAAAAGCTAAAGGCTATAAGACCATTGTAGCTGGAATAGATGCCACAAATGATAAAAGTATACATCTGCATAAAAAATTCAATTTCTCTTATTCAGGTACAATCACAAATGTAGGCTATAAATTTAATCAATGGTTAGACTTAGCTTTCTATCAATTAGATCTAACTGAATAA
- a CDS encoding ribitol-5-phosphate dehydrogenase, with product MINQVYQLVAPRQIEVTYNNENIKSDKVIVRPLYLSICAADQRYYTGSRNEAVLEKKLPMSLIHEGVGEVVYDNKGQYKTGTKVIMVPNTPTETDDVIAENYLPTSKFRSSGFDGFMQDYVFLDHDRIVEVEDDIDLSTIAFSELVSVSWHALQRFERKSISNKNSFGVWGDGNLGYITAILLHKLYPEAKIYVFGKTDYKLSHFSFVENVYHIHNVPEGVTFDHGFECVGGKGSQSAIDQIIDLISPEGSIGLLGVSEYPVEINTRLVLEKGLTMIGSSRSGAQDFQDIATFYKENPDVVEKLSLLKGNEFEVKTIDDAVKAFEADLSTSWGKTVIKWTM from the coding sequence GTGATTAACCAAGTTTATCAACTCGTAGCGCCAAGACAAATTGAAGTAACATACAATAATGAAAATATTAAAAGCGATAAAGTTATCGTACGACCTTTATATTTATCAATTTGTGCGGCCGACCAAAGATATTATACTGGTAGTAGAAACGAAGCCGTATTAGAAAAGAAATTACCAATGTCTCTTATTCATGAAGGTGTTGGTGAAGTTGTATATGATAATAAAGGTCAATACAAAACGGGTACAAAAGTAATCATGGTACCTAATACGCCAACAGAAACAGATGACGTAATCGCTGAAAATTATTTACCTACAAGTAAATTTAGATCAAGTGGATTCGATGGTTTTATGCAAGACTATGTCTTTTTAGACCATGACCGTATCGTTGAGGTTGAAGATGATATTGACTTAAGCACGATTGCTTTTTCTGAACTAGTTTCAGTTAGTTGGCATGCATTGCAACGTTTTGAACGTAAATCAATTTCCAACAAAAATAGTTTTGGTGTATGGGGCGACGGCAACTTAGGTTATATAACTGCTATTTTGCTGCATAAATTATACCCAGAAGCTAAAATTTATGTGTTTGGTAAAACAGATTATAAATTAAGCCACTTTTCATTTGTAGAGAATGTTTATCATATTCATAACGTACCAGAAGGCGTAACATTTGATCATGGATTCGAATGTGTCGGAGGCAAAGGTAGCCAATCAGCAATCGATCAAATTATAGATTTAATTTCACCCGAAGGTAGCATTGGCTTACTCGGTGTAAGTGAATACCCGGTTGAAATTAATACTCGTTTAGTTTTAGAAAAAGGGTTAACAATGATCGGTAGTAGCCGTAGTGGTGCACAAGATTTCCAAGACATAGCTACATTTTATAAAGAAAACCCCGATGTCGTTGAAAAATTATCCTTGCTAAAAGGAAATGAATTTGAAGTAAAAACAATCGATGATGCTGTTAAAGCCTTTGAAGCAGATTTATCTACTTCATGGGGCAAAACAGTAATTAAATGGACTATGTAA
- the srtA gene encoding class A sortase SrtA, translating into MKRWTNRAMTVIGVLLILAAIAIFIKPHIENYLQQRHDQQQITQYEKKHTHQSKVTIPKDKSQAAGVLSVPDAKIKTPVYPGPATPTQLNRGVSFAEDDESLDDQNIAIAGHTFTDRTHYQFTNLPAAKKNSKVYFKVGNQTRKYKIVKIYDVKPSDVHVLDEHQGQKNQLTLITCDNYNKQTGEWDDRKIFIAQAI; encoded by the coding sequence ATGAAACGATGGACTAACAGAGCCATGACCGTCATAGGGGTTTTGCTAATTTTAGCGGCGATTGCCATTTTTATAAAGCCTCATATAGAAAATTATCTACAACAGCGTCATGATCAGCAACAAATTACGCAGTACGAAAAAAAGCATACACATCAGTCAAAGGTAACTATACCTAAAGATAAATCGCAGGCGGCAGGCGTTCTTTCTGTACCTGACGCTAAAATTAAAACGCCAGTATACCCAGGACCAGCGACACCTACACAACTTAATCGTGGTGTGAGTTTTGCAGAAGACGATGAATCACTCGATGATCAAAATATTGCCATTGCAGGGCATACTTTTACGGATAGAACGCATTACCAATTTACCAATTTACCGGCGGCCAAGAAGAATAGTAAAGTTTATTTTAAAGTAGGCAATCAGACAAGAAAATATAAAATAGTAAAAATATACGATGTAAAGCCTTCTGATGTACATGTACTCGATGAACATCAGGGACAAAAAAATCAACTAACACTCATCACTTGTGATAATTATAATAAACAAACAGGTGAATGGGATGATAGAAAAATATTTATTGCGCAAGCAATTTAA
- a CDS encoding N-acetylmannosamine-6-phosphate 2-epimerase: MERVYIMLPQGLIVSCQALPDEPLHSSFIMSKMALAAYEGGAVGIRANTKEDISAIKSTVDLPVIGIVKRDYDNSKVFITATSKEVDELIESQCEVIALEATDQERPKETLTELVDYIRTEAPNVEIMADISTIEEAKYAEELGFDYIGTTLRGYTSYTKSHKLYDNDFEFLKSVLETVNTKVIAEGNVITPEMFARVTELGVHCTVVGGAITRPKEITKRFVDELK, translated from the coding sequence ATGGAGCGTGTATATATTATGTTACCTCAGGGACTTATAGTTTCATGCCAAGCTTTACCGGACGAACCTCTACATTCGTCTTTCATCATGTCAAAAATGGCATTAGCTGCTTACGAAGGTGGAGCGGTAGGAATTAGAGCAAACACGAAAGAAGATATTAGTGCAATTAAGTCCACAGTTGACTTACCTGTTATTGGTATTGTTAAAAGAGACTATGATAATTCAAAAGTATTTATCACAGCGACGTCTAAAGAAGTTGATGAATTAATTGAAAGCCAATGTGAAGTTATAGCACTTGAAGCTACTGATCAAGAACGCCCTAAAGAAACATTAACTGAATTAGTAGACTATATTAGAACAGAAGCACCAAACGTAGAAATTATGGCAGATATTTCTACTATCGAAGAAGCAAAATATGCTGAAGAATTAGGCTTTGACTATATAGGTACTACGCTAAGAGGTTATACTTCATATACAAAAAGTCATAAGCTTTATGACAATGATTTTGAATTTTTAAAATCAGTGCTTGAAACCGTAAATACGAAAGTAATTGCTGAAGGTAATGTTATTACGCCTGAAATGTTTGCGAGAGTTACAGAATTAGGCGTTCATTGCACAGTTGTTGGCGGAGCAATTACAAGACCAAAAGAAATAACAAAACGTTTTGTTGATGAACTAAAATAA
- a CDS encoding MurR/RpiR family transcriptional regulator yields the protein MKFDNRVQRYKHLFTKTDKQIVEYIKSSEFDDTFSTINSLAHAVGASPATVTRFSNKLKYENFQDMKFNLLQEMTNNEIENSPLIQKIHNYHQNTIQQTGEFISDSSIKSFVNQIMRSRQIIFAGIGSSGLSATEFYYRIMRMGLKGNVSTDSHQMKIFASLLTASDTFVAISNSGETDELITAANIAHDKGAFVVAITNYQGSGLTKCADLVLITTDQSRTNDSRFVNTQIATLFLIDIVSYLLLDDAHLHKIYNKTTDVILSDKNQ from the coding sequence ATGAAATTTGATAATAGAGTACAACGCTATAAACATTTATTTACAAAGACAGATAAACAAATAGTTGAATATATAAAAAGCAGTGAGTTTGACGATACATTCTCAACTATAAATTCATTGGCTCATGCTGTAGGTGCATCACCTGCTACGGTTACAAGGTTTTCTAATAAGTTAAAATATGAAAACTTTCAAGATATGAAATTTAATTTATTACAAGAGATGACGAATAATGAAATTGAAAACAGCCCATTAATACAAAAAATCCATAATTATCATCAAAACACGATTCAACAAACAGGTGAATTTATTTCTGATAGTAGTATTAAGAGTTTTGTAAATCAAATTATGCGTAGTAGACAAATTATATTTGCTGGCATAGGGAGTTCAGGACTTTCAGCAACAGAATTTTATTACAGAATAATGCGTATGGGATTAAAAGGAAATGTTTCTACTGATTCGCATCAAATGAAAATATTTGCTTCACTATTAACTGCTTCCGATACTTTCGTCGCCATTTCAAATAGTGGTGAAACGGACGAACTGATTACTGCTGCGAATATTGCACATGACAAGGGCGCTTTTGTCGTGGCAATTACTAACTACCAAGGTAGCGGATTAACTAAATGTGCAGATTTAGTATTAATTACGACTGATCAATCTAGAACGAATGATAGTCGCTTTGTTAATACACAAATAGCGACGTTATTTTTAATCGATATAGTTAGTTATTTATTATTAGATGATGCACATCTGCATAAAATTTATAACAAAACGACAGATGTTATTTTAAGTGATAAAAATCAATAA
- a CDS encoding glycosyltransferase family 2 protein, whose protein sequence is MKFSIIVPTYNSEAYIEELMNSLKDQTYDSNDFEVIVVDDCSSDDTLKKVKKYNKDLNLTVKKLDTNSGGPGKPRNTALALAKGEYVFFVDSDDYINVDTLQDVSDFVDENNSDVVLVKMEGVNGRGAPRSMFKRTEDGLTLAHSRIVYTLSPTKFYRTALLREHNIDFPEDLKSAEDQLFTMKAYIHADNIATLADKSYYYATKREGEHMSSAYVKPIDFYKIMTLIVEEILNSDLEDKNEIIGHFITRHFSFSRTRNFSLNVKADQTAVWMEALGDFVQTVPKEADKFVNEEIRPLLYYGRNKDFKHYKIVEQSYKNGEFFNSKLEDTSLKIQFAENEPFFSFKNISKPDVKMTQFDFNEQLLTIELRLLRTIFDPNHASASMRIKLLSRNKNEVIYVPVSVNNQNRFKFVANLDNMMTYLTQEKVWDVILEISLGEMTFDKRIGSDRNEYKYKAETSTIAKYGGKYFRFTPFFTKNYDNLSFYVTPIKVDEIFTVATQGKHKLELTCNEFNYILTEGLTSIVMKDGFTYGYLTKVSNEAAFKYVIELQDKVKAKMFKGSFKLEAPNLTLNFNKGLSL, encoded by the coding sequence ATGAAGTTTTCAATTATTGTGCCAACATACAACTCAGAAGCGTATATAGAAGAATTAATGAACAGCCTTAAAGATCAAACATACGATAGTAATGACTTTGAAGTCATTGTGGTAGATGATTGTTCTTCAGATGATACATTAAAAAAAGTGAAAAAATATAATAAAGATTTAAACCTAACTGTAAAAAAATTAGACACTAACTCTGGTGGACCAGGTAAACCTAGAAATACGGCGTTAGCTTTAGCCAAAGGTGAATATGTATTTTTTGTCGACTCTGATGACTATATCAATGTAGATACCTTGCAAGATGTATCTGACTTTGTAGATGAAAATAATTCTGACGTTGTTTTAGTAAAAATGGAAGGTGTTAATGGACGTGGTGCGCCACGCTCTATGTTTAAGAGAACAGAAGACGGTTTAACGTTAGCCCATTCACGCATTGTTTATACGCTAAGTCCTACTAAGTTTTATCGTACTGCTTTATTAAGAGAACATAACATCGATTTTCCAGAAGATTTAAAGAGTGCGGAAGACCAATTGTTCACGATGAAAGCTTATATTCATGCGGATAATATAGCAACGCTAGCCGATAAATCGTATTATTACGCTACGAAACGTGAAGGCGAGCATATGAGTTCGGCTTACGTGAAGCCTATAGATTTTTATAAAATCATGACGCTTATCGTAGAAGAAATATTGAATAGTGACTTAGAAGATAAAAATGAAATCATTGGACACTTTATAACACGACACTTTTCATTTTCGCGTACACGAAATTTCTCACTTAATGTAAAAGCTGACCAAACGGCAGTATGGATGGAAGCACTAGGTGATTTCGTGCAAACAGTGCCCAAAGAAGCAGATAAATTTGTAAATGAAGAAATACGACCATTATTATATTATGGTCGCAATAAAGACTTTAAACATTATAAAATTGTCGAACAAAGTTACAAAAATGGCGAATTTTTTAATTCAAAATTAGAAGACACTTCGTTAAAAATTCAGTTCGCTGAAAACGAGCCTTTCTTCTCATTTAAAAATATTTCAAAGCCTGACGTGAAGATGACGCAATTTGATTTTAATGAACAACTGCTTACTATTGAATTACGATTATTAAGAACGATATTTGATCCGAATCACGCTTCAGCTTCAATGAGAATTAAGTTGTTATCTCGTAATAAGAATGAAGTGATTTATGTTCCAGTATCTGTGAATAACCAAAATCGTTTTAAATTTGTTGCCAATCTGGATAATATGATGACGTATTTAACACAAGAAAAAGTGTGGGACGTTATACTTGAAATTTCACTAGGGGAAATGACTTTTGATAAACGCATTGGCAGTGATCGTAATGAATATAAATATAAAGCAGAAACTAGTACTATAGCTAAATATGGGGGGAAATATTTCAGATTTACGCCGTTTTTCACTAAAAATTACGATAATTTATCGTTCTATGTGACGCCAATTAAAGTTGATGAGATATTCACAGTGGCTACACAAGGTAAGCATAAATTAGAATTAACATGTAATGAATTCAACTACATTTTAACTGAAGGATTAACTTCTATCGTTATGAAAGATGGATTCACTTATGGTTATTTAACTAAAGTCAGTAATGAAGCAGCATTTAAGTATGTGATTGAACTACAAGATAAAGTTAAGGCAAAAATGTTCAAAGGCTCATTTAAATTAGAAGCACCAAATTTAACATTGAATTTTAATAAAGGACTATCACTGTAA
- the nagB gene encoding glucosamine-6-phosphate deaminase has protein sequence MRVINLKDKQLASEHVATEIVKLIISKPNTVLGLATGGTMTELYQYLVELINANNLDLNDVVTFNLDEYVGLSPEDKQSYHEYMQQRLFKYNDSWNDNNIHIPSGVGPDLEVEAYNYEQKIEQCGPIDLQLLGIGENGHIGFNEPGTSFNSRTRVVNLTPSTIHANSVNFDNVDDVPVQAVSMGLSSIMGAKHIVLLAFGAKKIDAVKRLLQGDVATDLPASILHQHPNVDIYVDDVIFNKLKEDNEV, from the coding sequence ATGAGAGTTATTAATTTAAAAGATAAACAATTAGCAAGTGAACATGTCGCTACAGAAATTGTAAAACTAATTATTTCAAAACCAAATACGGTATTAGGTTTAGCTACGGGTGGAACAATGACTGAACTATACCAATATTTGGTTGAGTTAATTAATGCTAATAATTTAGATTTGAATGATGTTGTAACATTTAATTTAGATGAATATGTAGGTTTAAGTCCCGAAGATAAGCAAAGTTATCATGAATATATGCAACAACGTTTATTTAAATATAACGATAGTTGGAACGACAATAATATTCATATACCTAGTGGTGTAGGTCCAGATTTAGAAGTGGAAGCATATAATTATGAACAAAAAATTGAGCAGTGTGGGCCAATAGATTTACAACTATTAGGTATTGGAGAAAACGGCCATATAGGATTCAATGAACCAGGTACTTCGTTTAATAGTCGTACACGCGTAGTTAATTTAACACCATCTACAATTCATGCTAATAGTGTAAACTTTGATAACGTTGATGATGTACCAGTCCAAGCAGTATCAATGGGCTTATCATCTATCATGGGAGCTAAACATATAGTATTATTAGCCTTTGGTGCTAAAAAGATAGACGCCGTTAAACGCTTATTACAAGGTGATGTTGCAACTGATTTACCTGCATCTATATTGCATCAACACCCAAACGTAGATATTTATGTAGACGATGTTATTTTTAATAAGTTAAAAGAAGATAATGAAGTATAA
- a CDS encoding haloacid dehalogenase type II — MYKVIVFDVYGTMFDVNSISNYLEQYDAEHAQEIANLWRKTQLHHAALRQVMQRYIRYDEVTKNALRYALDVYEVKHSREDINKLFDGYLHLDYFKEIPKSFVELKNKNLELAILSNGNDNMLRTLVDNSAISEHIDAIMSVDEVKQYKPSPASYALVLKYYQVKRSEILFVSSNTWDVNGAANFGFDTAWVNRNNEIFDENGASPTITVNNLNELVKWLEMRK; from the coding sequence ATGTATAAAGTAATCGTTTTTGATGTATATGGCACAATGTTTGATGTGAATTCAATTAGCAATTATCTTGAACAGTATGATGCTGAGCATGCACAAGAAATAGCTAATCTTTGGAGAAAAACGCAATTACACCACGCCGCATTAAGACAAGTGATGCAACGATATATTCGTTATGATGAAGTAACAAAAAACGCTTTGCGCTATGCTTTGGATGTTTATGAAGTTAAACATAGTAGAGAAGATATTAATAAATTATTCGATGGTTATTTACATTTAGATTATTTTAAAGAAATACCTAAGTCTTTTGTCGAATTAAAAAATAAAAATCTAGAATTGGCTATATTATCTAATGGTAATGATAATATGCTAAGAACTTTAGTTGATAATTCAGCTATATCAGAACATATCGATGCCATCATGAGTGTTGATGAAGTTAAACAATATAAACCGAGTCCAGCAAGTTATGCACTCGTATTAAAATATTATCAAGTTAAAAGAAGCGAAATTTTATTTGTTTCATCTAATACGTGGGACGTAAATGGTGCTGCAAACTTTGGCTTTGATACGGCATGGGTTAATAGAAATAATGAAATATTTGATGAAAATGGTGCGTCTCCAACGATTACGGTGAATAACCTTAATGAATTAGTAAAATGGTTAGAAATGAGAAAATAA
- the tarL gene encoding teichoic acid ribitol-phosphate polymerase TarL, with the protein MSKSKIIIDDIYWERIQLFIEGHVEALEINNKNFMLRNLTETKELYANDVKIEGNKFTARFNVAILDDGNYLPSGEFLLVYKGDFDYIANINESLLDPSNYELDEEQLEKYELIETQNGKNNFLLDHFKYVFKRGGNSKKTNYTVKPMISSEVNEFVLKIIFKMPAPKLNPVSKKIMEYQVKFNKFSYNIRNFMFKTIFNVTKFFHMRKGNLVLFTSDSRAEMSGNFEYIYDEMLRQNLDKKYDIRSLFKHNISARRNFFDKFRFPYLLGKADYIFVDDFHPLLYTVNFRKSQEIIQVWHAVGAFKTVGYSRAGKSGGPFFNSVNHRNYTKAFVSAENDIPFYGEAFGIKERNIIPTGVPRTDILFDKDYERKITEEMEEELPIIKGKKVVLFAPTFRGHGHHTAHYPFFKIDFARLAKYCKDNNAVVLFKMHPFVTNKLNIPREYEQYFVDVSDIREVNDILFITDILISDYSSLVYEFAVFKRPMLFYAFDLEDYITSRDFYEPYETFVPGKIVQSFDDLITALDNEDFEQEKVPQFLDKHFKYQDGRSSERLVRTLFGS; encoded by the coding sequence TTGAGTAAATCGAAAATAATAATTGACGATATATACTGGGAACGTATCCAATTATTTATTGAAGGTCACGTTGAAGCACTGGAGATAAACAACAAAAATTTCATGTTAAGAAATTTAACTGAAACAAAAGAATTATATGCAAATGATGTAAAAATAGAAGGTAATAAATTCACAGCACGTTTTAATGTGGCTATTTTAGACGATGGAAACTACTTACCTAGTGGTGAATTTCTTCTAGTATATAAAGGTGATTTTGATTACATCGCAAATATTAATGAGTCACTTTTAGATCCATCTAATTATGAATTAGATGAAGAACAACTAGAAAAATATGAACTTATTGAAACTCAAAATGGTAAAAATAATTTCTTATTGGATCATTTTAAGTATGTGTTTAAAAGAGGCGGAAATTCTAAGAAAACAAATTATACTGTGAAACCTATGATTTCCAGTGAAGTAAATGAATTTGTTTTAAAAATAATTTTCAAAATGCCAGCACCGAAATTAAATCCAGTATCTAAGAAAATTATGGAATATCAAGTGAAATTTAATAAGTTTTCATATAATATTCGTAACTTTATGTTTAAAACAATATTTAATGTGACGAAATTTTTCCATATGAGAAAAGGTAATCTTGTTTTGTTCACTTCAGATTCAAGAGCTGAAATGTCTGGAAATTTTGAGTACATTTATGATGAAATGTTACGTCAAAACCTTGATAAAAAATATGATATCCGTTCTCTTTTTAAACATAATATTTCAGCACGTCGTAATTTCTTCGATAAATTTAGATTTCCGTATTTATTAGGTAAAGCAGATTATATTTTCGTCGACGATTTTCATCCCTTACTTTATACAGTGAATTTTAGAAAAAGCCAAGAAATTATCCAAGTTTGGCATGCTGTTGGTGCTTTCAAGACAGTAGGTTATAGCCGTGCTGGTAAAAGTGGTGGACCATTCTTCAATTCTGTAAACCATAGAAATTATACAAAAGCATTCGTCTCTGCGGAAAATGATATTCCGTTCTATGGTGAAGCATTCGGTATTAAAGAACGTAACATTATCCCTACAGGGGTACCTAGAACTGATATTTTATTCGATAAAGATTACGAACGTAAAATAACTGAAGAGATGGAAGAAGAATTACCGATTATTAAAGGTAAAAAAGTTGTCTTATTTGCGCCAACGTTTAGAGGACATGGCCACCATACAGCACACTATCCATTCTTCAAAATAGACTTTGCTAGACTCGCAAAATATTGTAAAGATAATAATGCAGTTGTGTTATTTAAAATGCATCCATTTGTTACGAATAAACTGAATATTCCTAGAGAGTACGAACAATATTTTGTCGATGTTTCAGATATTCGCGAAGTAAACGATATTTTATTCATTACTGATATTTTAATCAGTGATTACTCATCTCTTGTATACGAATTTGCTGTATTCAAAAGACCAATGCTATTTTATGCATTTGATCTTGAGGACTACATTACTTCAAGAGATTTCTATGAACCATATGAAACGTTTGTACCTGGTAAAATTGTACAATCATTTGATGACTTAATTACAGCGCTTGATAACGAAGATTTTGAACAAGAAAAAGTACCTCAATTCTTAGACAAACACTTTAAATATCAAGATGGCCGTTCAAGTGAAAGACTAGTAAGAACATTATTTGGTAGCTAA
- the ptsG gene encoding glucose-specific PTS transporter subunit IIBC gives MKNIFEKAQQFGKSFMLPIAILPAAGLLLGIGGALSNPNTIKAYPMLDIGLLQNIFTLMSSAGNIVFQNLAVIFAVGVAIGLAKSDKGTAGLAAMLGFLIMNASMNGLLNITDTLAKSNLPEHGQSMVLGIQTVETGVFGGIITGVMTASLHNKFHKIELPPYLGFFGGSRFVPIVTAVASIVLGVVMFFIWPTVQHWIFNVGGLVNKTGVIGTFFFGFILRLLGPFGLHHIFYLPFWQTALGGSMEIKGHLVQGTQNIFFAQLGDSHVTKFYSGVSRYMSGRFITMMFGLCGAALAIYHTAKPEYKKVVGGLMLSGALTSFLTGITEPLEFSFLFVAPVLYIIHAFLDGLAFMMADIFNITIGQTFSGGFIDFLLFGVLQGNSKTNYLLVIPIGIIWFILYYVIFRVLIVKLNLNTPGREEKAAVQQVDATERARTIVEGLGGKENIEVVDCCATRLRVTLKSNDVVDKEKLESTDARGVVQKGNGVQVIYGPHVTVIKNEVEELLEQNNQ, from the coding sequence GTGAAAAACATTTTTGAAAAAGCTCAACAATTCGGGAAATCATTTATGTTGCCAATCGCTATTTTACCTGCGGCAGGTTTGCTATTAGGTATTGGCGGGGCATTGAGTAATCCTAACACAATAAAAGCCTATCCGATGTTAGATATTGGACTATTACAAAATATATTTACTTTAATGTCGTCGGCAGGCAATATTGTTTTTCAAAACTTAGCCGTTATATTTGCAGTTGGTGTTGCTATCGGCTTAGCAAAAAGTGATAAAGGAACTGCTGGTTTGGCTGCGATGTTAGGATTTCTAATCATGAATGCGTCAATGAATGGTTTGCTAAACATAACTGACACGCTAGCTAAAAGTAATTTACCAGAACATGGTCAAAGTATGGTCTTAGGTATTCAAACCGTCGAGACTGGGGTTTTTGGTGGTATTATTACCGGCGTTATGACTGCAAGTCTTCATAATAAATTTCATAAAATTGAGTTACCACCATATCTTGGTTTCTTTGGTGGCTCAAGATTTGTGCCAATTGTCACTGCCGTTGCTTCGATAGTATTAGGCGTTGTGATGTTCTTTATTTGGCCAACTGTTCAACATTGGATCTTTAATGTTGGGGGCTTAGTTAATAAAACGGGGGTAATCGGCACATTTTTCTTTGGATTTATATTACGTTTATTAGGACCATTTGGTTTGCATCATATTTTTTATCTGCCATTTTGGCAAACTGCACTTGGAGGCAGTATGGAAATTAAAGGTCATCTTGTACAAGGTACACAAAATATTTTCTTTGCACAACTTGGCGATAGTCATGTGACTAAATTTTATTCAGGTGTTTCTCGTTATATGTCAGGCCGTTTTATTACGATGATGTTTGGTTTATGTGGTGCCGCATTGGCGATTTACCATACTGCTAAACCAGAATATAAAAAAGTAGTAGGCGGACTGATGTTATCAGGTGCACTTACTTCATTCTTAACTGGTATTACGGAACCATTAGAATTCAGTTTCTTATTCGTTGCGCCAGTATTATATATTATTCATGCATTTTTAGATGGTTTAGCGTTTATGATGGCCGACATTTTTAACATTACGATTGGCCAAACGTTCAGTGGTGGATTTATCGACTTTCTATTATTTGGTGTTTTACAAGGCAACAGTAAAACAAACTATTTATTAGTAATACCTATTGGCATAATTTGGTTTATACTCTATTACGTTATTTTTAGAGTATTGATTGTGAAGTTGAATTTGAACACACCAGGTAGAGAAGAAAAAGCTGCAGTACAACAAGTTGATGCTACAGAACGTGCAAGAACAATTGTCGAAGGTTTAGGCGGCAAAGAAAATATCGAAGTCGTTGATTGCTGTGCGACACGCTTAAGAGTCACATTAAAAAGCAATGATGTCGTAGATAAAGAAAAACTTGAATCTACTGATGCAAGAGGTGTAGTACAAAAAGGGAATGGTGTACAAGTAATCTATGGACCTCATGTAACAGTTATCAAAAATGAAGTCGAAGAATTACTAGAGCAAAATAATCAATAA